The genomic region tgcaaatagtatgaataagtgggtaaagagttgataaaaaccactcaaatgagcacaatataaaccatgaaatagaggtttatcaaccCTTCCTGGCAAAAAGTTCTCCTAACTAGAAATAAGTTGACTTCACCAGAGCCGTGATTGGCAAATTCCGAGAACCTTTCATCACTGCGTTTATGCACTCGgagatattcgtcgtcatgtgcCTGAATCTACGACCCTCATCCGCATACTGCGATCGTGGCATCTCTTCTAGCCACTTTGTGATCGCCTCATTCTCGCCCCTCAGACGCCCGAAATAATGAGTGAACTCCCGTTGCGACTTCGAATACGCTGCATTAATCAGAACTTTCTTCAAGTCCTTGTTCTTGAAGTGAGTCATGAAATTGGAAGCAATGTGTCTTGTACAAAATGCCTGGAACGCATGGGGTGGTTTCCATAAACTATCATCAACATTCAGTGCAGCATCGATTGATTTGTGCTTGTCTGAAATCACTAAGACACCGGGTTGTGGAGTCACATGATGACGCAGATAGGAGAGAAAGAACGACCATGCCTCCTTTGTCTCACCCTCGACCATGGCAAACGCAATAGGAAAAATGTTTGCGTTGCCATCTTGAGCTATGGCCATCAGCAGCGTGCCACCATATTTACCATATAAGTGTGTTCGATCAAAGGAAATTAGTGGCTTGCAATGATTGAAAGCCTTGATGCATGGTGGAAACATCCAAAACACCCGATGAAACATCACGGCATCGGCAGCACCAGGCCAAGACTGAGTCACAAGTTGCACCCAAGTACCTACAAACGTATCATCAATAAGCATATTGTATACCGTTCTTGTCTTATTAACATATAACAACAACGAATAAATCCTTACCAGGCAAGTACATTTGCATGGCAAACAATCAACGAGAAAGCTCGTTATAGGACTCCTCCCAATCCCCATATATGCTACCAATCACTCTCTGTTTTATGAGCCAAACCTTCCTGTAGGACACCTTGTAACCAAAGTGTTTCTCTACACTTTCTTGCAGAACCCTGATACTTATTGTTGGATTTGCTTTTACCATTGTGAAAATGTGTTGCGCAATCACCTTCGAATCCAACTGACGATGGTCTTGCCCCATCAAAGTTTGCATGCATCTGTGAGGACCTGTGTATCTCCTCACCTCCCACTTTTCTACCTTACGGCGATATGATATGTGTATGCTCCAATTACAACCCGGTTCGAACTGGACACAGTGCGCATTATACCTCCACTGGTCACTGTTTACTATTTGTATTTTGTACTCCACAGCCCTCCTGATGCTGTACGTCTTAACAGCCAACATGACTTCTTCCTTGTTCTGAAAATGTTGTCCAACCTCAAACTCATTCCTTGGATCATCTTCAGGGCCTCCCTGGGTAAAGGACCAATCGGACATCATTGCCTCGAGATTCAACCTAGAGAAGTGGTCCGGGCGACCATACGGTTGCGAAATAGCGGGCTGTGTCAGGGCAATTTTTGTGTCACCGTAAAAATTCATCTCTTCTTCATCGTCACCATCATCAGGAATTTTGACTGGTTCTTCTTCGGCATCGTCTCCATCATCGGGGTTAGCTTCATACTGATCCATCATCGGATCCCTCACAGCGGAACCATCGTGACTTTCAACGCCGTCACCCAACTCAGCATTGTCCACTTCAACATTAGGCCTATCTTGACTACCTTCAGGAGCCATATTCAGATCCACCATTGTCCGACTGATATTTCGTCTTACAGGCCCACTCAACGGACTTTTGTTGACAGTATCCGTAGACGATCCTCGGCCACCGAAATCGACGAGGAACACAGCTAACTCCAACAGATGAACATTTGCCCAACGGTTGTGCCAAGACCGTATAAGACGTACGTCTTCGTCATCGCGCAGATGATACCTGATTCAAAATAACATAACGTTTTCATCACAAGCGTTTTCACACAAATATACCAACAGCATAAACAACACAGTTGTGACATACCTTTTATAAATTAAGGTACCATATACTTCGGTTGGATATCTGTAGTAGATTTTTTTTCATCTTCTTTGTCTTTTGCATCCCCACAAAAAGTAATACCAGATTCTTTAACAGCTCTAAACAATTAATTTCTACTGTCAGATGTGTAAATATTAGTTGGTTCG from Arachis ipaensis cultivar K30076 chromosome B02, Araip1.1, whole genome shotgun sequence harbors:
- the LOC107627294 gene encoding uncharacterized protein LOC107627294 → MLIDDTFVGTWVQLVTQSWPGAADAVMFHRVFWMFPPCIKAFNHCKPLISFDRTHLYGKYGGTLLMAIAQDGNANIFPIAFAMVEGETKEAWSFFLSYLRHHVTPQPGVLVISDKHKSIDAALNVDDSLWKPPHAFQAFCTRHIASNFMTHFKNKDLKKVLINAAYSKSQREFTHYFGRLRGENEAITKWLEEMPRSQYADEGRRFRHMTTNISECINAVMKGSRNLPITALVKSTYF
- the LOC107627295 gene encoding uncharacterized protein LOC107627295 — its product is MAKNPLLPIDYDAEMVYDEECSIVFRSNQLIFTHLTVEINCLELLKNLVLLFVGMQKTKKMKKNLLQISNRSIWYHLRDDEDVRLIRSWHNRWANVHLLELAVFLVDFGGRGSSTDTVNKSPLSGPVRRNISRTMVDLNMAPEGSQDRPNVEVDNAELGDGVESHDGSAVRDPMMDQYEANPDDGDDAEEEPVKIPDDGDDEEEMNFYGDTKIALTQPAISQPYGRPDHFSRLNLEAMMSDWSFTQGGPEDDPRNEFEVGQHFQNKEEVMLAVKTYSIRRAVEYKIQIVNSDQWRYNAHCVQFEPGCNWSIHISYRRKVEKWEVRRYTGPHRCMQTLMGQDHRQLDSKVIAQHIFTMVKANPTISIRVLQESVEKHFGYKVSYRKVWLIKQRVIGSIYGDWEESYNELSR